The DNA sequence TTGAATCTCAAGGCTAAAATGCATACCGTCAAGGAAGGCGTGATTGAAGCGGACCTTGGGATGAAGCGTGTCATGCTCATGATTCGGTTTGTGCTTGGCTTGTCGGAAGAGGATCCGTTTGTGACGGAAGATTCTGTGCTTGCAATGAGAAAAGAACCGTTGCCGACGGAAGAACAGGTTCGCGAACTCACGATCAAGCATAATCCTGAGCTGAAGCAGCTGGATGCTGGACTAAGGGCCAGAAAGCTACAGATGGATTTGGCGGAAGCAAGGCTTGCTCCGGAATTCTTTGTCATGGGCGAGTTCGAGTATGTCAAGAGCTGGGCCGGAAACCGCAATGTATTGCAGAAAAGCGCTTTTGCCCAGGATGCCGTTAACAAAATTTCAGGGCTTATTGGTATTGGCCTGAGATACCGTTTGAATTTCTGGAAAACATGGGAAGAATTCCGCCAGGCGAGAACAGACTATCGCGGTCTTCGCTTGAAAGAAAGCTATGCTACGGATGGGCTTGTTTCGAAGGCTATAGAACAGTATTACCAGGTTGTTGCCGCCAAGGGAAAGCTCGATGCCTTGCGTGAAAGCTTACGTGCAACGGAAGCGCTTTTGAAAGATGCCGCCATGAAATACGACCTTGATAAATCCCAGACGGGTGCTCTTGTATCGGCCTATACGCAGAACATAACCATGCAAAAAGATTATTATTTCGCAGTTTGCCGATATAATGTCGAATTTGCCGGATTAGTGGCAAAGATGGGTTTGTCAATTCGGGAGTATAATTCGTATTTTAATAAGTAAATGAGGAGTATCAAGATGTTTAAGAAAATACTTATTGCCATTGCTTGCGCGTCTCTTTTAGCTTTTGCTGCGGACGATCCGGTTTCTGTTGTAAAAAGCAAGGACGCAGAATTGCAGAACATCATCAAGAAGTCTAAACGTACCGCGAAAGAAACGGAACGCGTTAAGAGCTTGTTGAATGATTCCTTTGACTTTGCCCTCTTGGCCAAGAAGTCCTTGGCTGCAAGCGACTGGAAGGCCCAGGACGAAGCATCCCAGCAGAAGTTCGTGACGGAATTCCAGCGCATGGTCCGCAACTCCAGTGCAAACCGCCTTGAACTTTATCGCGCCGATTCCACGATTTACGAACCGGCCAAGATGAAGGGAACGGACGATGCTCGCGTTGTGGCTCACTTGTGGAACAAGGGCAAGGAATCGGTGCTCGAATACAAGATGACACTTGTGAATGGCAAGTGGAAGGCTTGGGACTTGGTCATCGACGACCTTTCTACGGCCCGCAACTACAAGGAACAGTTCAGCAAGATTCTGAAAGACAAGAGCTTTGCCGAATTGATCGACATTATCAGCAAGAAGGCTGACGAAGCCGAAAAGTAATGGGCTTTTTTTCCTGGCTTTTTTGTGCAATTCTCGTTGTAGCGCTTGTGCTACTGCTTTTCCCGTTTTCGTTTCGGATTGATTTCGAGGCCGGGGAGCGCGGTGTGCGGGCGCTTTTCTTTTTTTTCAAGAAGAAAATTTACGAGTACGAGAAGAAGTGGAAGGAAGAAGTCGGCAGTAAGGAGCTGGCGGTTGAAGGAGACGACAAATGCGTAGATCGAGAGTCGCGACCAAGCTCGCTTGGGCATGACCGAGATCAGCATTTGGGACAAGAGCGAAGCGATTGTCCAAAGACGAGAGACGAGAAACTAGATGCGCCGCCGACTGAAGCGGTTGCGAAAAAGCCTACTGAAACACCTAAGACGGAACCGATGGATGCTCCGGCAGGGACTGAATTAGGAATTAAAAATCCTCAGGATTCGTCATTGCGAGCCGAAGACACCCCCGAAAAGCGAGAGTCGCGACCAAGCGAGCTTGGGCATGACCGAGCCCAAGGGGGTGGGGCTGTGACCCATCCAGTAAAGTCTAGCGCAAGCAGCGAGAGTGCGCATCCTGTGGAAGTAAAATCTTCGCCTGTAGTTGAAGTTTCTTCTGATGCAAAAGCTGCGGAATCCGAGAAGCCCGATGATGAAAAAAACGCCGAAGATAAAAAGCCGAAAAAGGAAAAGCGCAAGCTTTCGGACCGTGAATTTTGGACCATCATTTTGACGCCGGATCTTGATGCTAGGGCGTTCAAGTACATTCTGAAAATTTTGAAGTCGGCGCTTACGCTCTTCCGTGTGCGCTTTAGCGATTGCTTTGTCGAGGGCATCCGCACGGATTACCAGACCATGGGCTATATTGCTGCGGTGAACGGATTCTTGAAGGCGTACCCGTACGTTGGCGATTGGGACTTGAGAATGGACTGGTGTAACGAAAAGGAACTCCGCGCAGTTGGCTCGGTTCGCTTGAACATTACGTTGCTCCGCATTTTCTGCTTTACTTTGGAAACGCTTGTGCTGGCTGGAATTTTGGCGTTTAGCTTTTGGCGCCGTCGTGCACATGTGATTAAAACAAATGAACTCCCGCAACTCGGATTTATCCGCAGGCGGATTCTTGAATTTATTTTGGAGGACTGATGGCTGTTTTGACTTTGGAACGATTGCTTGCTTCGATGGGCTTTGGCAGCCGCAAGGATGCGCGTGGGTTAGTGCGCATGGGCCTTGTGGAACTGGATGGCAAGGTTCTCGATGACCCGTTCATGGAATTCAAGACGCGTCCGGAATTCATCACGGTGAATGGCGAAGAAACGCCAACGGTCGAAAAATTGTACGTGATGCTTTACAAGCCGACGGATGTGGAATGCAGCCACAACGCCCGTGACCACAAGCCTGTGTATGATTTATTGCCAGAACGCTTCACGGCAATGGGCATCCAGTCCGTCGGGCGTTTGGATGCGGATTCTTCGGGACTCTTGCTGCTTTCGAATCAAGGTGACTTTATCCACAAGGTCGAAAGCCCGAAGAAGGGACTCTGGAAAAAGTATCGCGTGACGCTTGCACGCCCGTTTACAGATGCACAGAAGGCGGAACTCTTGGCGGGTGTGATGCTCAAGGACGAAAGACGTCCGGTGCTGGCTCGCGAGATTGAAGTGAACGGAGATGCCGTGGACATCTCGATTGGCGAGGGACTGTACCACCAGGTTCGCCGCATGTTCGCTGCGGTCGGCAATCACGTCGAGACGCTTGAACGCATTGCGATTGGACCGGTTGTTCTGGATCGCACATTGGGTGAGGGCGGTTGGCGATTCCTCACCGAAGAAGAAGTCGCTGCACTGTCGTAATAAAGGAGATGCCCGCTCAGTGGCGGGCATGACAAAGAAAAAGAAAAGCCGGCGTTCAAGCCGGCTCTTTCGTATCAGGCGTTTGCGTTGCCTGAGCTAATAGGTTCAAAGTTCATTTAGATGGAATCGTCGTCGCTACCGACGTGTACGATTTCGTCTTCGGTTTCAAGTTCCGGCTGTACAGAGGCTTCGCCGAGGATGCCTTCGAGCGAATTGATCTTGTCCTTAATGTCGTTGCTGAACTTGAATGTCGGGACCAGGCGTTCGTCGATGAGGACTGTTTCGCCAGTGCGGGGGTTGCGTGCCGGGCGAGCCTTGCGGGGCTTGCAGGCGAACGTGCCGAAACCGCGAATTTCAATAGTATTGCCTTCGATAAGCTTCTCGCCGAGGAGGTCGAGGAACTGTTCGACAACAATTTTAATATCATTGCGCACAAATCCTGTGGATTTGGCGATTTCCTGAATAAGAGATTGTTTAGTTATATTAGCCACACACTAAATATAAGTTTAACATAGACTTAGAGTGATGGTTGAAGCGAAATTAAATATCTTTTTCGGGTTCACATTGCGGAATATTTGTGAATAGTTGTGACTTAAATGTTGAAGATTGATAATTTGCCTAAAAAGGTCCGTTTTAATCTCCGAAACAAGGAGATTTTCCCCAATACGATTCTCAGTCCGATGGATGGAGTGACCGATGCTCCGTTTCGGCGGCTTTGCAGGGTGCTTTCGGGCGACCGCATGGGACTTTTGGTTTCTGAGTTTGTTCCGACGGATGGCGATGCCGTGTTCAACCCGGATGGACATAAGCAGCTGAAGTTTTTTCCGGAAGAGCGCCCGTTTGGTGTGCAGATTTTTGGGCGTTTCCCGGACCGTATGGCGGCAGCAGCTGGCAAGATTGCCGAGCGTTATCACCCGGAATTCATCGAAGTGAATGCGGGGTGTCCGGCGCCGAAGGTGGCGGGCAAGGGGAGCGGTTCTGGACTTTTGCGGGACTTGCCGCGTTTGCAAGAGATTCTGCACGATGTGAAGGCGGTTTTGGACGCAAAGACGCCGGAGATTCCGCTCACGCTTAAGTGCCGTATTGGCTGGGACGACGATAGCATTAACGTGATGGAAACGCTCAAGATCGCCGAGGGCGAGGGCGTTGAAATGCTCACGGTTCACGGTCGTACGCGTTTGCAGGGGTATAACGGCCTTGCAAACTGGGACTGGATTGGCAAAGTAGCCGCTGCGGCGAAGATTCCTGTGATTGGAAATGGCGATGTGAATAGCGTCGAATGCGCACGCGAACGCATCAACACTTACGGCGTTTCGGGCGTGAGCATTGGGCGCGGGGCGATGCATAACCCGTGGATTTTCGGGCAAATTGCAGATGCATGGGAAGGTCGCGAAAAGCATGTGATAACCGCGCAAGAAGCACTTGATGTGTTCCCGCTCTATTACAAGTTTAAGATTGAGGATGGGGCGACGGAAATGAATGCGATGGGCCGTATGAAACAGCTCGCCGCGAGACTGTGCAAAGGTTTTTGTTTAGAAGAGAGACGAGAGACGAGAGACGAGAGAGAAAACCGTTCCGTCATCCTGAACGGAGTGAAGGATCCAGTGCGTTTTGACGGTGTTCAAGAGAGCGATAATGTCGCGATGTCGGTGCGGCAGGCGCTTTTGACGTGCCAATCGGCTGCGGAAATGCTCGATCAGGTTGAAAAGCTCAAGGACGGGATTGCCCGTGAAATGGTCTTTGAGCCGGAACGCCTCGTGAACCTCAACGGCGCCAAAGAAACTGAACTCAAGTTCGGTGATCAATTCAAAGGAAGATAATAGCTCAGGTACGAGAGGGTGGTGCCCGCTCGGTGGCGGGCATGACAAAGTACGGCTTAACAAGTACTCAAAAAAAATCTCAAAAATTTGCGTTAGTCTATTGACTTTGAGTCAAAAATTGAGTACATTTGGAGTATGGACAAGTTTATTGACATATTCCAGTTTACTCATTTCCGCAAGTACTTGGATGAATACCAGGCGGCACGAATGCAGACGGACCCTGAATTTACCAGGGCTGGTGCCTGCGCTTTGCTTGGCCTCCCAAAGACTCGCAGTTACTACAACGATATCGTCAAAGGAAAAAAGCTTACCGGGCGCATGATTCCCAAGTTTGTGGAAGTTCTTGGACTCAACAAGAAAGAGGCCAGATACTTTGAAACGATGGTGAATTTCGATCAGGCGAAAACGACGACGGAACGCAATGCGTTTTTTGATGAACTCATCAAGCAGCATCCGGATCCGCACCACATCTTGAACGAAGATGCCTACGAGTATTACAACCACTGGTATAATAGTGTGTTGTTTACGGCGTTGGATGTGATGGATGTTTCGGATGATCTTGAACCGATCCAGAAGCGCATTTTCCCGAAGGTCTCCGTGGGAACTTTGAAACGTTCGCTTGAATTGCTGGAACGCATTGGCTTTGTGCGCAAGAACGAAGACGGCTTTTGGAAAAGCTCTCGCGATTCGGTGAGTAGCGGTGCCTACAACAATAGCGACTTGGTGCGCCAATACCAGTTGCAGTGCTTTGAGCTTTCGAAGCAGGCGCTGCTTGCCGATGACGATAATCCGTCGGACATGGGTACGTTCACGTTCAGCGTTTCGGACGATGCGTATAAAGAAATTGCCTTGGAAATTCAGAACTTGAAAGCTAAGGTGCGCAAGATTATTACGCAAGATAAAAAAGAAGCGACTGGGGTTCACCAGTTGAATATTCACTTGTTCACAAATTTAAAAAAATAAATCGAGGAGGAATAGTTATGATTTCTGATAAAGTTGCAAAGTTGGGCGTTGCTATGGCGATGCTTGGTCTTGTTGTACTTACGTCCTGTAGTGAAAATGATAACGGTATGGCTTCGTCATATAGCGAAACGCAGACGGGCAAGCCTGTGATTCGCTCAGGAATGCCCATTGCTGAATTGGATACGACTTATCTCCGCAAAGTTGTTAACGAAGGTCATGGTTGTGGTTCTCTAGCCAAGAGCGCTGTTAATGTGGAATCGGAAGGTGTTGCTGAAGTTGATAGTGCTGAGACTGAGGTTGTCCAATATTTCCGCATTTCCTGTTCGGCTCATGATGATATCTATCTCTATATAAAGACAAGAGGTCAGATCGTTGATTCAGAAGGCCAGCCTGTAGTGGGGGCGGTTATTTATGAAAATTATTGTTCTTTTGATGATGAGCGTTGCCAGCATGTTACCGATAAGGATGGCTATTTCTACATAGATAGTGTGCATTTCCTTACGTATTTGCAAATGGATGATCCTAAGGGTAAATATCTTCCTGATTATGAATTGATCCAGTTGCGGGCACTTTCTGCGGACTTTAGTCTAGGTGCGAATGTATTTATGGAATTTTCGAAAGCCACGGTTGCAGTCGTTGATGATGATCCTGTGGCCGATTTGGGAAAAATTGTTGTGGAACCAGTGTACACGGCAAAATTTTATTTGGATTCTCTTTTTGCGACTGAAGTGGATAGTACTTTGGAATATGATGAACGCGATAATGAAAGATGGAATGAAACAATGACGAAAAATATTGGGAAAGATGGTGATGGTATTTGCGTCGCCCTGAATGAAGTTGTTGTTCCCTCAGGTGTTCGGTTTGTTCCATCTTTATTCTATCCTTGCTATAAGGTGACGGAAGAAGACTATAAGAATGGGTATGTCATCTTTTTTGGTCTGCCTGAAGGCAATTATAGAATTGACATCAATGGATTTGGAAATAGGCATGTTCCTGATTTTATAATTACTGGAGATGGAAGTGTTAAATAAATCACGCTTTTTTTTGCAATTGTTAAAAAAATATTCTATATACAGAATGTGAAAACATTCGTTTCTGCCCATAAGCTCGTCCAGATTATTATTCTGATTGTCATCGGCATTGTTGTCAACCGACTGCTTGCCGATTTAGCCATCTATTTCAAATTGCCGCTGTACCTGGATAGCGTGGGTACGATTGTCGTGGCTGTGATTGGTGGGTTTAGCCCGGGCGCGATTGTCGGGTTCTTGACGAACTTCATTGGCGGTTTTGTCGATTCTTCGACGTATTATTACGGCACGATCAATGTGATGATTGCCGTGTGCGCGGGAATTGCGGCAAGGCGTGGGGCATTCCACCATGTTTCCCGTTTGCCGATGCTGCTTGGGATGCTGATGATTTTGAGCATCCCCTGCTCGGTGCTTTCGTATTTCCTTTTTGACTTCAAGATTGCCGAGAATGTGGTGACGCCGATTGCGACGGCTTTGCACGAGGGCGGGCTTCCAGTTTTGTTGTCGCAGATTTTGGCGGATTTCTGTACGGAAATCCCGGACAAGTCGATTTCGATTCTTGTGGCTTATGTGCTGATTCACTTGACGCCGCGTTGGTTTGTCAAGGCGTTTGATTCTGTTTCGGGCCGCTCGCACGAAGACCGTTACCGTTCCAAAAACGAAATCCATACGCTCAAGGCGCAGGTGACGGCGCTCTTGTTTGTGTCGAGCTTTGCGCTTGCGGTGGTGGCTACGGCGGTCGCTTACAAGACGTATTCCGAAGCTGAAATCCATGAGACGACGCTTTTGGCGGAGTCTGTGAACCGTCTTGTTTCGGACGCTATCCAGAATGCGGATTCGACGACGCTTCACGAGTACATTCATGAACTCAAGGGAAAGCACCCGCGCATTTTGACGATTACGCCTGGCATGCACGAGACGGGCAAGTGGGATGTCTCGATTGTCTGTACCGAAGCTCCGAATCCGGTCTGTACCAAGTTCAGTCTTGCGGCAATTCGAATTAGCGTGGTGCTGTTTTGCACGAAGATTTTCTCGACGCTGTTTGGACTTTTGCTTGCGATTGTGTTTACGGCCATCTTGATTGCAAACCGCAGGGTGGTTTACCCGATTCACGAAATGACGCTTGAAATGGACCATTTTGCCTACGATAGCAGCGAAGGGCGTCGGACGTCGATTGACCAGATCAAGGGCCTTGAAGTGGTTACGGGCAATGAAATTGAGAATCTGCATTCGGCGATTATCAAGGCGGTCGAAGAAATTGATTTGTACATCAACAAGTCCGAGTACCAGGCGGCCTCGATTGCGGCTCTCCAGACGAACATCATTACAGTGCTTGGCGACATGGTGGAAAATCGCGACGAGACGACGGGTGGCCATGTGCGCCGTACGGCGGCTTATGCCGAGCTGATTGCGCGACAGTTGCAGCGCGATGGCAAGGAACCTGAAATTGACGATGCGTTTGTTTCGACGATCGCTGTGGCGGCTCCGCTCCATGACATCGGCAAAATCAACATTTCTGATGTGATTTTGAATAAGCCGGGCAAGCTGACGGACGAAGAATTTGCAGAAATGAAGAAGCACACGGTTTATGGCCGCGATATGCTCGTGCGTGCATCGAAGAACTTGGGCGAGACGGCTTACCTCAAGATGGCGAAGGAAATTGCCTACAGCCACCACGAATGGTGGGATGGCTCGCGAGGCTATCCGGAGCGCTTGAAGGGGAAGGATATTCCGCTTTCGGCTCGCATTATGGCGGTCGCGGATGTGTATGACGCGCTCGTTTCGGAACGCCCGTACAAGAAGGCGTTCTCGGTGGATGAGGCTTTCCGCATCATTACCGAGGATAGCGGTACGCATTTTGACCCGGAAGTGGTCGATGCTTTCGTGAAAAACCGCGAAACCGTCGAACAGATCATGAAAACCAAGTTCGAAGATTGATTTGTTACAATAATTGTAAAGGTTGATTGCGTCATTCTGAGGGCATTGCCCGAAGAAACGAGTGCAAGGCGAATAAAGCAGGGCTGCTTGCAGGCCTATTTTTGAGCCGAAGCCTCGGACGGAGTTGCCGTCAATCCAGTAATATCTAGTTGTAAAAAATGACTGGATCCTTCACTGTCGTTCAGGATGACGAAGAATCTTTCATTAACCGCTTTTTTGATGTCCTTTTAATCTTGCGGGAGGACTCTAAATTTTCTAAATTGCCCCGCGGAAATTTCAAAACAGGACATTGAGAATGAACTACAATCCTCTCGCTCAAGCTTTGAATGCAGAACTCTCCGCTAACGGTTGCTGCGTTCTTGACATGCTCTCTGAACAGGGCAAGGCCATTTTCTTCCCGCGCAAGGGTATTCTTGGCCAGGGTGCCGAAGCCAAGGGCTCCGACATCAATGCGACTATCGGTACAGCTCTCGAAGATGACGGCTCTCCGCTCGTTCTGGATTGCGTTCTCAAGTCTCTGAACCTCCCGAAGCAGGCTTTCCTCTATGCACCGAGTTTTGGTAATCCGGACCTCCGCAAGGAATGGAAGGCCCAGGTCGTGAAGAAGAACCCGACGCTTGCATCCAAGAACTTCAGCAACCCGGTCGTGACGGCCGCTTTGACGCACGCTATCAGCTGCGCCGGTTACATGTTCCTTGACAAGGGTGACGAAGTCATTATCCCGGACCTCTACTGGGACAACTACGAACTCGTGTTCGAAAACGCCCGTGGCGCAAAGATCAAGACTTTCAACACCTTCAAGAACGGTGGTTTTGATACGGAAGCCTTGAAGGCCGCCCTCGCCGAAAGCAAGAGCAACAAGAAAGTCGTTCTCCTCAACTTCCCGAACAACCCGACTGGTTACACCGCTACCGAAAAGGAAGCTGTCGAAATCGCAAAGATCCTCACGGAATGCGCCGCTGCCGGTAACAAGGTTGTTGCTCTCCTCGACGATGCTTACTTTGGACTCGTCTATGAAGATGGCGTGACGAAGGAATCCCTCTTCGTGAAGCTCGTGGATGCTCACGAAAACCTCCTCGCCGTGAAGCTCGATGGCCCGACCAAGGAAGACTATGTTTGGGGCTTCCGCGTTGGCTTTATGTCCTTCGGTTTCAAGGGCGCCACTGAAGCTCAGCTCAAGGCTCTCGAAGACAAGGCTGCCGGTACGGTTCGTGGCAACATCTCTAATGCACCGTCTATTAGCCAGAAGATTTTGCTCGCTGCTTACCAGAGCGCCGAATACGCTCAGCAGAAGGCTGAAAAGTATGCAACGCTCAAGAAGCGTTACGACATTATCAAGCAGGTGTTCGCCGCTCATCCGGAATATAACGACGCCTTTGAACAGATGCCGTGCAACAGCGGTTACTTTATGTGCATCAAGCCGAAGGGCGTTGACGCCGAAGAACTCCGCCAGAAGCTCATCAAGGATTACAGCACGGGCACGATCATGCTCTCCGGCCTTATCCGCATTGCATTCAGCGCTGTCCCGACCGAAAAGCTCGGCAAGCTCTTTGAAAATATCTATAATTGCATCATGAAGATGAAGTAGGCATGGGCAATGAGCTATGAGGTCGTGCCTTCGGCACTTTGGGCTAAAGTATGGCACCCATAGGGTGCGATTATAAAACCCGAAGCAACGGAGTTGCGCCTCAAAGCGAGCCTTGCGAGCGACCTCACAACCCCATACCTCATACCCCTTGGAGATTCCATGTCCAATAACGCGACCTTAAACTACAACGGAAAAAGCTTTGAACTCCCCGTCGTTGATGGCACTGAAGGCGAGCACGGTCTCGATATTAGCGCACTCCGCAAGAGTTCAGGCCTTGTCACGCTGGATTACGGTTACTTGAACACCGGTAGCACCAAAAGCTCTATCACGTTCGTCGATGGCGAACATGGTGTGCTGCGCTACCGAGGATACTCCATTGAAGATCTTGCAGAAAAGGCGACTTTCCCGGAAACCGCTTGGCTCCTGATTTACGGTGAACTCCCGAACCAGGAACAGTTGAGCCATTTCCGTACGCTCTTGACGGAAAACGCCTTGTTGCACGAGAACTTGCTGCACTTCTTCCGTGAAATGCCGCCGGGAGCCCACCCGATGGGTATCCTCTCGTCCGTGGTGAATGCCGTGGGTCTTTTCACGCCGCGTTTCTACGACGACGAAAACATCGCAAGTGCATTTGAACTCACGACCGCTGGTCTCATTTCCAAGATCCGCACGATTGCCGCATTTGCCTACAAGGCAAGTATCGGTGAACCGTTCGTGTACCCGGAAGCGGAACGTAGCTACTGCAGCAACTTCCTCAACATGATGTTCAGCAGTAAGGCTCGCCCGTACCACCCGGATCCGATCATGGAAAAGGCGCTCAACACGCTTCTCATTGTCCATGCGGACCACGAACAAAACTGCTCCACTTCGACCGTTCGTATGGTGGGCAGCTCTCAGGCTAACCTTTACGCTAGCATTTGCGCCGGCATTTGTGCTTTGTGGGGACCGCTCCACGGTGGTGCAAACCAGGCTGTGCTTGAAACGCTCCTCCGCATCCAGCAGAGCGGCATGACGATTGAACAGGTAATGGCAAAGGCTAAGGACAAGAACGATCCGTTCCGTCTTTCTGGCTTTGGTCACCGTGTTTACAAGAGCTATGACCCGCGCGCCAAGGTGCTTAAGAAGCTCATGTACCAGGTCTTTGAACGCGAACATGTGCACGATCCGCTTTTGGATGTGGCTATCAAGCTCGAAGAAGCCGCCCTCAAGGACGATTACTTCGTTGAACGTAAGCTGTACCCGAATGTGGACTTCTACTCTGGCATTCTCTACCGCGCAATGGGCATCCCGACGAACATGCTTACGGTGATGTTCGCGATTGGCCGCTTGCCGGGCTGGATTGCCCACTGGAAGGAAATGCACGACGATCCGCAGAGCAAGATCAACCGTCCGCGCCAGATTTACATTGGCAAGAACGAACGCCCGTGGATTGATAGAGATAAACGATAATTTGAAAAAAAGCTCTCGGGATTGACCGAGAGCTTTTTGCTATTTAAATCACTTTGGGACGGCCGGTACGCATGTTCATTAATGTATCGACAATCTCGTTCCAGTGTTCGAGTGTGACTTTGCCGATGGCGGGGTCGTACATTATGCCCAGATTCTTTTCGATTTCATTGCGGCAGTAATTGAGCGACATGGCGTCACGGTAAATTCGCTTGCTCGTCATGGCGTCTATCGAGTCTGCAATGGCTACTATGCGGGCGCCTATCGGGATGCTTTCGCCCTTGAGACCTTCCGGGTAGCCGCGACCGTCATAGCGTTCATGGTGGTGTAAGACGATCTGCACCAGTTCTTGTGTATAGTTTGATTGCAGTAGAATCTTTGCGCCAATGACCGGATGCTGCTTGATGATTTCGAACTCTTCGTCGGTGAGCTTTTCAGGCTTTTCAAGGATGTAGTCGCTGATTCCCATTTTACCAATATCGTGCAATTGCGCCGCATGCGTAATCAACGATATGGAACTTTCCGAAAGCCCTAAGGAACGGGCGATCAGTTCCGAGAACGCCTTCACTCGTTCGGAGTGGTCTGCCGTAAAGGGATCCTTTGCTTCCACGATTGAAATCAGGCAAGAAACTAGATCCCTGAGGCTCTGATTGTCGCTGTTTTTTACGGGCTTGTGGTAACGCACTTTGTCGCGGTACATGTTCAAGTCGGCTTCCATTTTCCAGTCACTAATGGACTTGCGCGTTCCGGAATCGTTATGCAGGCGACTTTTGCCGACCGCTATCGACAAATGGTACAGCGCCTTTTTGTTGTATTCCTTGATATTGTTCTGTAAAGCGGAATACAGGTGGAAATGCAAGTCCAGCGGAGCATGTGTGATTACTGCAAATTCATCGCCTCCGATTCTAAAACAGTTACCGCTCGCGCCGTATGCTTTTTTGATGGCGTTGGCCGCAGCTTTGATCAGTTCGTCGCCTGCTTGGTGGCCAAAAGTGTCATTTGCGTATTTGAGACCGTTCACGTCCATCAAGAACATGGTCCATAAGTTCTTTTGGGTGTTTTCCTGGCTAATCGTTGATAAAAGCGAATCGAATGCGAGTCTGTTTTCAAGACCTGTCAAGCTGTCTGTCGTAGCGACATCTTGCAGGTGCTCGTTCATTATGCGTAACCTGCTGTTTATCTGTTCCAGTTCAAACGAGGTCTCGCGAATGAACGTGGCCATGCGGGCGGCAAGTGGCAAACGTGTGGTTCTTTTTGTGGAAATGATTTCGCTTTTGGCGTGTTCTCGTTTCGTGATCGGGCCTTCGCGCATCGATGCTATGACGAGCGTGATGTTATGCTGGTTCAAATGCCCTTTTTCGCGCAAAAATTCTCCATGCGAGAAAAATCCTGTGTTAGAGGCGATTCCCTTAAACGATGCTAGTTCAAAAGTTGGATCGTGTTGCGACCAGAAAGCCTTTCTTGCGGCGCAGGAAAATATGTGTAGGACTTCAGGGGCGAAATGTTCTGCGTTTTCGCTTTCTGCCTTGATTTTTTCAATGATCAACTGCGGCTCGCCATACGACAGGCGGACAATCGAGCCTTCGTCAATATCCGAAGACATGGTGAGCGATCCGTCCGGATTGCTTGCTCCTGCGGAACGCACGATAGAAATTCCGTTATGTTCATAGAGCATCGGGAACTCAAGCGCATTGTAGATGAAGTTCTTGTCGTTTTGGATGTTCAGGTACTTGTTGTACACTTCGTAGGCGGGGATGCCGCTCAACTCGTAGAGGACGTTTCCTTGGGAACGGGTGACGTGGAAGTTGCGGCCGATAGGCTTCCAACCGCTGATCTTGCGAGATTC is a window from the Fibrobacter sp. UWB4 genome containing:
- a CDS encoding HD domain-containing phosphohydrolase, yielding MKNRIFAFNDAVSFERELAQFSNWSKENGSPTVFFQIHSEEQNPEKLKPIWNILERVFPNAPWFGGSTSGNIVDCEKASEISISAIIIERPTTKFQIYQYDFSKKSISDIAHEIAEETLRTPWVKAIEIYHCIPPFSTTLLCEGLDALAPDIQIFGGIVCSPDITSPNSCIFSSVGGYSKTGLLVVFYGGKDFHVESRKISGWKPIGRNFHVTRSQGNVLYELSGIPAYEVYNKYLNIQNDKNFIYNALEFPMLYEHNGISIVRSAGASNPDGSLTMSSDIDEGSIVRLSYGEPQLIIEKIKAESENAEHFAPEVLHIFSCAARKAFWSQHDPTFELASFKGIASNTGFFSHGEFLREKGHLNQHNITLVIASMREGPITKREHAKSEIISTKRTTRLPLAARMATFIRETSFELEQINSRLRIMNEHLQDVATTDSLTGLENRLAFDSLLSTISQENTQKNLWTMFLMDVNGLKYANDTFGHQAGDELIKAAANAIKKAYGASGNCFRIGGDEFAVITHAPLDLHFHLYSALQNNIKEYNKKALYHLSIAVGKSRLHNDSGTRKSISDWKMEADLNMYRDKVRYHKPVKNSDNQSLRDLVSCLISIVEAKDPFTADHSERVKAFSELIARSLGLSESSISLITHAAQLHDIGKMGISDYILEKPEKLTDEEFEIIKQHPVIGAKILLQSNYTQELVQIVLHHHERYDGRGYPEGLKGESIPIGARIVAIADSIDAMTSKRIYRDAMSLNYCRNEIEKNLGIMYDPAIGKVTLEHWNEIVDTLMNMRTGRPKVI